In Saccharomyces cerevisiae S288C chromosome XV, complete sequence, the following proteins share a genomic window:
- the TOS7 gene encoding Tos7p (Protein involved in secretion and cell wall organization; localizes to plasma membrane microdomains called MCCs (membrane compartment occupied by Can1); GFP-fusion protein localizes to the cell periphery and vacuole; Sur7/PalI family transmembrane domain (TMD) containing protein; TOS7 has a paralog, DCV1, that arose from the whole genome duplication) gives MKKNSSVVFFLVGLSQFVTMAFLIIGSITAPIFKQIGYSKYDEITYGTFGYCKEGSCSKASYNYHPDELSDSDSNWKLNSNARSILGKIIFITPIAAGLNFLGFLCTIMSVLLINVLSSDRVGSASAIMFFVNLTFSTLGFLSASLICIVVFLLFYPHVTWCSWVLIPGAALSLLVIPLIFSAYSRSSGSRDDDETEELEEKGMLLNDPYLSSKSGRFDIDADSEANLRGDSRTNLLGDNFKNGTNITVVPDIISHNQDPKLSNITTSTTSDISTFDKEAKDMENSNGSGLNEEEDDGMAYDKRRSTSTYSVIESESGLKNGSVSNNYVRNNGSNTSNNINYKVPLGKTEISSSASLASSDYSQREVIPHRNPSRLLNDIMETSFNEPNDSHINSMSSYNDKDSTLTSISQRGVNPEVYNQMPRETAAGPANIRPYAGQPHPAPLVYPQQRLQPQQQQPQQQYHQYNLYQRTTPAGPDPSNVILQSNPYFNVAPNQVPQHRNPVPGVGFAPNPLPNQSPITQGYKPAYKRRMQNKNLPRATTSLNNPYGFR, from the coding sequence atgaagaaaaattcttcggtagttttcttccttgtGGGTCTATCACAATTCGTCACTATGGCGTTTCTCATTATCGGATCCATTACGGCTCcaattttcaaacaaaTAGGCTATTCTAAATATGATGAGATCACATACGGTACATTCGGCTACTGTAAAGAGGGCTCCTGCTCAAAAGCAAGTTATAATTATCACCCCGATGAGCTATCAGACAGTGATAGCAACTGGAAACTCAATAGCAACGCTAGGTCTATATTGGGGAAAATCATCTTTATCACACCCATTGCTGCTGGTCTTAATTTTTTGGGATTTCTTTGTACCATCATGAGCGTTTTATTAATTAACGTGCTATCCAGTGATAGAGTTGGTAGTGCGTCTGCCATCAtgttttttgttaatttgACATTTTCCACTCTAGGCTTTCTTTCTGCTTCTTTGATATGTATCGTGGTATTTTTACTGTTTTACCCACATGTAACCTGGTGTTCATGGGTCCTGATACCAGGAGCTGCTTTATCTCTACTAGTAATTCCTTTGATATTCTCAGCTTATTCAAGAAGCTCAGGCTCAAGGGATGATGACGAAACCGAGGAACTGGAAGAAAAGGGCATGCTGCTGAATGACCCATATCTAAGTTCGAAGTCCGGGAGATTCGATATCGACGCTGATAGTGAGGCCAACCTCCGTGGTGATTCAAGAACGAATTTATTGGGTGACAATTTTAAGAACGGTACTAATATCACTGTTGTCCCAGATATTATTTCACACAATCAAGATCCGAAATTATCAAACATAACCACTTCTACCACGTCTGATATTTCTACTTTCGATAAAGAAGCAAAGGACATGGAAAATTCAAATGGTTCCGGActtaatgaagaagaggacGATGGCATGGCCTATGACAAAAGGAGGTCAACTTCAACGTATTCTGTCATTGAAAGTGAAAGTGGCTTGAAAAATGGGAGTGTTTCTAATAATTATGTGAGAAACAATGGTAGTAACACCAGCAACAATATAAACTATAAAGTTCCGCTAGGAAAAACGGAAATATCATCCAGTGCATCATTAGCGTCCTCAGACTACTCTCAAAGAGAGGTCATACCGCACAGAAATCCTTCGAGACTACTAAACGACATCATGGAGACCTCCTTCAATGAACCAAACGATAGCCACATCAACAGCATGTCCTCCTACAACGATAAAGATTCAACGTTGACTTCAATATCACAGAGAGGTGTCAATCCGGAAGTATACAATCAAATGCCTCGAGAAACAGCCGCTGGTCCTGCAAATATAAGGCCGTACGCTGGTCAGCCACACCCGGCGCCATTAGTGTATCCCCAACAACGACTACAAccacaacaacagcaaccaCAGCAGCAATATCATCAATACAATTTATATCAAAGAACTACTCCTGCTGGTCCAGATCCTTCTAATGTTATTTTACAAAGCAATCCTTATTTCAACGTTGCCCCAAACCAAGTGCCACAGCACAGAAATCCGGTACCAGGCGTCGGTTTTGCTCCGAATCCTTTACCAAACCAAAGCCCGATAACACAAGGATATAAGCCTGCCTATAAGAGGAGAatgcaaaacaaaaacttgCCCCGAGCTACTACTTCACTGAACAATCCTTACGGATTtaggtaa
- the TSR4 gene encoding small subunit rRNA maturation protein TSR4 (Cytoplasmic assembly chaperone for ribosomal protein Rps2p; co-translationally associates with the N-terminal extension of Rps2p to facilitate expression, solubility and ribosome assembly; released prior to the nuclear import of Rps2p; required for correct processing of 20S pre-rRNA at site D to generate mature 18S rRNA; essential gene in the S288C background but not in CEN.PK2; homologous to human PDCD2L and PDCD2), which produces MSKIEELPPSDTDDHSYSSKPGDVFLAFVDAPVKETDDILVEDSFIGGEPKWLHPDSEPPAELLKCGACKSADNMKLLLQAFSPLDDEQMSAIQQRLGINNMSYINPQDDRVLYVFLCTECQRKGNSVRCIRGVKKNKNVDSLSEKMASTSLEKDFQINPFDLSNNSDSKCNAFSSNPFGGANANPFGADSINSNISQSKDEGKKKESATVSAKTARKLHDLQKDKEYDGNKCFKSCLLYVEEETFKNKKPAHLQLPKNLKIDKEALDLTGDEDLEKDPIKLDPRTEKLSKFLDDDTFQKFQEVVGYNPLQVLRYDLGGKPLLYAETKVDILSTVPRPGYNPSSQRIFEMQLMPKMIFDLEEVVSVDNGMEWGTILVFTDVENYMPEFDEHGVGYVEECVKVQWESRT; this is translated from the coding sequence ATGTCCAAAATAGAAGAGCTACCACCATCAGATACTGATGACCATTCGTATTCTAGTAAACCGGGAGATGTATTTTTAGCATTTGTGGACGCACCTGTTAAAGAGACTGATGACATATTAGTTGAAGATAGCTTTATTGGCGGTGAACCTAAGTGGCTACATCCGGATTCCGAACCACCTGCTGAACTATTGAAATGTGGTGCTTGTAAATCAGCGGATAATATGAAGCTGTTACTACAAGCTTTTTCGCCCTTAGATGATGAGCAGATGAGTGCCATACAACAACGTCTTGGTATCAATAATATGAGCTATATTAATCCCCAGGATGACAGAGTATTATATGTCTTCCTGTGTACCGAATGTCAAAGGAAGGGCAATTCTGTTCGCTGTATCAGAGGagtaaagaagaataaaaacGTTGATAGCCTTTCCGAAAAAATGGCTTCAACTTCATTGGAAAAAGACTTCCAAATCAATCCCTTTGACTTGTCGAATAATTCAGATTCTAAATGTAATGCTTTTTCAAGCAACCCATTTGGCGGTGCAAATGCTAACCCTTTTGGAGCTGATAGCATTAATTCCAATATATCACAAAGCAAGGACGAAGgcaaaaagaaggaatCTGCTACCGTTTCTGCAAAGACGGCGAGAAAACTACATGATTTACAAAAGGACAAAGAATACGATGGCAATAAATGCTTTAAAAGTTGTTTGTTGTACGTTGAAGAGGAaaccttcaaaaataaaaagccAGCTCATCTGCAGctgccaaaaaatttaaaaattgataaGGAGGCACTAGATTTAACAGGAGATGAGGATCTCGAAAAAGATCCGATCAAATTGGACCCGAGgacagaaaaattatccAAGTTTCTTGATGACGACacattccaaaaattcCAAGAAGTGGTTGGTTACAACCCGCTTCAAGTATTACGTTATGACTTAGGCGGAAAACCTTTGCTATATGCCGAAACAAAAGTCGATATTTTAAGCACTGTGCCAAGACCGGGCTACAACCCATCGAGCCAAAGAATCTTTGAAATGCAGTTAATGCCAAAGATGATTTTTGATCTGGAAGAAGTAGTGTCTGTCGATAACGGCATGGAATGGGGTACCATTCTTGTTTTCACTGATGTTGAAAATTACATGCCTGAATTTGATGAACATGGTGTCGGTTATGTAGAAGAATGTGTCAAAGTTCAGTGGGAATCGAGAACGTGA
- the TAT2 gene encoding aromatic amino acid transmembrane transporter TAT2 (High affinity tryptophan and tyrosine permease; overexpression confers FK506 and FTY720 resistance) codes for MTEDFISSVKRSNEELKERKSNFGFVEYKSKQLTSSSSHNSNSSHHDDDNQHGKRNIFQRCVDSFKSPLDGSFDTSNLKRTLKPRHLIMIAIGGSIGTGLFVGSGKAIAEGGPLGVVIGWAIAGSQIIGTIHGLGEITVRFPVVGAFANYGTRFLDPSISFVVSTIYVLQWFFVLPLEIIAAAMTVQYWNSSIDPVIWVAIFYAVIVSINLFGVRGFGEAEFAFSTIKAITVCGFIILCVVLICGGGPDHEFIGAKYWHDPGCLANGFPGVLSVLVVASYSLGGIEMTCLASGETDPKGLPSAIKQVFWRILFFFLISLTLVGFLVPYTNQNLLGGSSVDNSPFVIAIKLHHIKALPSIVNAVILISVLSVGNSCIFASSRTLCSMAHQGLIPWWFGYIDRAGRPLVGIMANSLFGLLAFLVKSGSMSEVFNWLMAIAGLATCIVWLSINLSHIRFRLAMKAQGKSLDELEFVSAVGIWGSAYSALINCLILIAQFYCSLWPIGGWTSGKERAKIFFQNYLCALIMLFIFIVHKIYYKCQTGKWWGVKALKDIDLETDRKDIDIEIVKQEIAEKKMYLDSRPWYVRQFHFWC; via the coding sequence ATGACCGAAGactttatttcttctgtcAAGCGTTCAAATGAGGAGCTGAAGGAGCGAAAATCTAACTTTGGATTTGTAGAATACAAATCCAAGCAATTAACATCATCCTCATCACACAATTCAAACTCATCGCATCACGATGATGACAACCAACACGGCAAGAGGAATATTTTCCAGCGATGTGTTGATTCTTTCAAGTCTCCTCTGGACGGCTCGTTCGACACAAGTAATTTGAAGAGGACTCTGAAACCAAGGCACTTAATCATGATTGCCATTGGGGGCAGTATAGGTACTGGTTTGTTTGTCGGTAGTGGTAAGGCAATCGCCGAAGGTGGTCCTCTTGGTGTCGTCATTGGTTGGGCTATTGCAGGCTCTCAAATCATCGGGACGATTCATGGGCTAGGTGAAATCACGGTGCGGTTCCCCGTTGTCGGGGCCTTTGCCAATTACGGCACAAGGTTTTTGGATCCAAGTATaagttttgttgtttcGACCATATACGTGCTACAGTGGTTTTTTGTATTACCCTTAGAAATCATTGCGGCGGCAATGACCGTACAGTACTGGAACTCGTCTATTGACCCCGTAATTTGGGTAGCCATCTTTTATGCTGTTATTGTTTCCATAAATTTGTTTGGTGTACGAGGTTTTGGGGAAGCGGAATTTGCATTTTCCACCATAAAAGCAATAACAGTTTGCGGATTCATTATATTGTGCGTTGTCCTCATTTGCGGTGGAGGTCCCGACCACGAGTTCATTGGCGCCAAATACTGGCACGACCCTGGTTGTTTGGCCAATGGGTTCCCGGGCGTTCTATctgttcttgttgttgctTCGTATTCTCTCGGTGGTATAGAAATGACGTGCCTGGCATCAGGTGAAACGGACCCCAAAGGCTTACCAAGTGCTATCAAGCAAGTGTTTTGGAGgatcttatttttctttttgatatcACTGACCCTGGTAGGATTCCTGGTTCCATATACAAACCAAAACTTACTGGGTGGTTCATCTGTGGACAACTCACCTTTTGTCATTGCCATAAAATTGCATCACATTAAAGCCTTGCCCTCCATCGTCAATGCGGTCATCCTTATCAGTGTTTTGAGTGTAGGTAACTCCTGCATCTTCGCTTCAAGTAGAACGTTGTGTTCGATGGCCCACCAAGGCCTTATTCCATGGTGGTTTGGTTATATCGACCGTGCTGGTAGGCCACTGGTTGGCATTATGGCAAATTCACTATTTGGATTACTAGCATTTCTGGTCAAATCTGGCTCGATGTCTGAAGTTTTCAATTGGTTAATGGCCATTGCCGGCCTGGCCACGTGCATTGTCTGGTTGAGCATCAACCTGTCACATATCAGATTTAGACTGGCGATGAAGGCTCAAGGGAAGTCTCTGGATGAATTAGAATTTGTTAGTGCTGTCGGGATTTGGGGATCAGCGTATTCCGCTTTAATCAACTGTCTAATCTTGATAGCTCAATTCTATTGTTCACTATGGCCCATTGGTGGCTGGACCAGCGGCAAAGAAAGGgctaaaatattttttcaaaattatctGTGTGCCTTAATCATGTTATTTATATTCATCGTCCACAAAATTTATTACAAGTGTCAAACAGGCAAATGGTGGGGGGTTAAGGCGTTAAAGGACATAGATTTGGAAACCGATCGTAAAGATATCGACATCGAAATAGTCAAGCAAGAAATTGccgaaaagaaaatgtacCTAGATTCCCGTCCATGGTACGTGAGACAGTTCCATTTCTGGTGTTAA
- the DIS3 gene encoding exosome catalytic subunit DIS3 (Exosome core complex catalytic subunit; has both endonuclease and 3'-5' exonuclease activity; involved in 3'-5' RNA processing and degradation in both the nucleus and the cytoplasm; role in degradation of tRNAs; similar to E. coli RNase R and to human DIS3, which partially complements dis3-81 heat sensitivity; mutations in Dis3p analogous to human mutations implicated in multiple myeloma impair exosome function; protein abundance increases under to DNA replication stress), translating into MSVPAIAPRRKRLADGLSVTQKVFVRSRNGGATKIVREHYLRSDIPCLSRSCTKCPQIVVPDAQNELPKFILSDSPLELSAPIGKHYVVLDTNVVLQAIDLLENPNCFFDVIVPQIVLDEVRNKSYPVYTRLRTLCRDSDDHKRFIVFHNEFSEHTFVERLPNETINDRNDRAIRKTCQWYSEHLKPYDINVVLVTNDRLNREAATKEVESNIITKSLVQYIELLPNADDIRDSIPQMDSFDKDLERDTFSDFTFPEYYSTARVMGGLKNGVLYQGNIQISEYNFLEGSVSLPRFSKPVLIVGQKNLNRAFNGDQVIVELLPQSEWKAPSSIVLDSEHFDVNDNPDIEAGDDDDNNESSSNTTVISDKQRRLLAKDAMIAQRSKKIQPTAKVVYIQRRSWRQYVGQLAPSSVDPQSSSTQNVFVILMDKCLPKVRIRTRRAAELLDKRIVISIDSWPTTHKYPLGHFVRDLGTIESAQAETEALLLEHDVEYRPFSKKVLECLPAEGHDWKAPTKLDDPEAVSKDPLLTKRKDLRDKLICSIDPPGCVDIDDALHAKKLPNGNWEVGVHIADVTHFVKPGTALDAEGAARGTSVYLVDKRIDMLPMLLGTDLCSLKPYVDRFAFSVIWELDDSANIVNVNFMKSVIRSREAFSYEQAQLRIDDKTQNDELTMGMRALLKLSVKLKQKRLEAGALNLASPEVKVHMDSETSDPNEVEIKKLLATNSLVEEFMLLANISVARKIYDAFPQTAMLRRHAAPPSTNFEILNEMLNTRKNMSISLESSKALADSLDRCVDPEDPYFNTLVRIMSTRCMMAAQYFYSGAYSYPDFRHYGLAVDIYTHFTSPIRRYCDVVAHRQLAGAIGYEPLSLTHRDKNKMDMICRNINRKHRNAQFAGRASIEYYVGQVMRNNESTETGYVIKVFNNGIVVLVPKFGVEGLIRLDNLTEDPNSAAFDEVEYKLTFVPTNSDKPRDVYVFDKVEVQVRSVMDPITSKRKAELLLK; encoded by the coding sequence ATGTCAGTTCCCGCTATCGCCCCCAGACGGAAGAGACTTGCAGATGGTTTAAGCGTCACTCAGAAGGTGTTTGTAAGGTCTCGTAATGGAGGCGCTACCAAGATCGTAAGAGAACACTATTTAAGATCGGACATCCCATGTCTTTCGAGAAGTTGTACCAAGTGTCCGCAAATTGTCGTCCCCGATGCTCAAAATGAGTTGCCGAAGTTCATCTTGTCAGATTCTCCCTTAGAATTAAGCGCACCCATTGGTAAGCATTACGTCGTCTTGGATACCAACGTGGTGTTACAGGCAATTGACCTTTTAGAGAATCCGAATTGTTTTTTCGACGTCATTGTCCCCCAGATTGTCCTAGATGAAGTGAGAAACAAGTCATATCCGGTGTACACGAGATTAAGAACTCTATGCAGAGATAGTGACGATCATAAGAGATTCATCGTGTTTCATAACGAATTTAGTGAACATACTTTTGTGGAAAGGCTTCCAAATGAAACGATTAATGACAGAAACGACAGGGCTATAAGGAAAACCTGTCAATGGTATAGTGAGCACTTGAAACCTTATGACATAAACGTCGTTCTTGTTACCAACGATCGTTTGAATAGAGAAGCTGCCACTAAGGAAGTGGAGTCCAATATAATAACCAAGAGCTTGGTACAGTATATCGAGTTACTACCAAATGCAGACGACATCAGAGACTCTATTCCTCAAATGGATTCTTTTGATAAAGATCTTGAAAGGGACACATTTTCAGATTTCACGTTCCCGGAGTACTATTCTACAGCAAGAGTAATGGGtggtttgaaaaatggcGTTTTGTACCAGGGCAATATTCAAATATCAGAGTACAACTTTCTAGAAGGTTCAGTGAGTTTACCAAGATTTTCCAAACCAGTGTTAATTGTTGGGCAGAAAAACCTAAATAGAGCATTCAACGGTGACCAGGTTATCGTGGAACTGCTACCTCAATCAGAATGGAAGGCACCCTCATCCATTGTCTTGGATTCTGAACATTTCGACGTTAACGATAACCCCGATATTGAGGCTGGCGATGACGATGACAATAATGAGTCCTCTTCCAATACCACCGTGATTTCCGACAAGCAGCGCAGGCTGCTTGCTAAAGATGCTATGATAGCTCAAAGatcgaaaaaaattcagcCCACGGCAAAAgttgtatatatacaaagAAGATCCTGGAGACAGTACGTCGGTCAACTAGCACCAAGTTCTGTTGATCCACAAAGCAGTAGTACACAGAATGTCTTCGTTATTTTGATGGACAAATGTCTTCCAAAAGTCAGAATCAGAACAAGGCGTGCTGCTGAATTATTGGATAAGAGGATTGTCATTTCCATTGATTCGTGGCCCACCACTCATAAATACCCATTAGGTCACTTTGTGAGAGACCTCGGTACAATTGAATCTGCTCAAGCTGAAACAGAGGCCTTATTGTTGGAGCATGATGTTGAATATAGGCCTTTTTCCAAGAAAGTTCTAGAATGTTTGCCCGCAGAAGGCCACGATTGGAAGGCCCCAACAAAACTGGACGATCCTGAGGCTGTTTCAAAGGATCCATTATtgacaaaaagaaaggatCTCAGAGATAAACTTATATGTAGTATCGATCCTCCAGGATGTGTTGATATTGACGATGCCCTACATGCGAAAAAGCTTCCAAACGGTAATTGGGAAGTTGGTGTTCATATTGCTGATGTTACTCACTTCGTTAAACCGGGCACTGCCCTGGATGCGGAAGGTGCTGCAAGAGGTACTTCTGTATATTTGGTAGACAAACGTATTGACATGCTGCCCATGCTTCTAGGTACCGACCTGTGTTCTCTAAAACCATACGTTGATAGATTCGCATTCTCTGTCATTTGGGAATTGGATGATAGTGCTAATATTGTAAATGTTAATTTTATGAAATCCGTCATCAGATCTAGAGAAGCTTTCTCATACGAACAAGCACAACTGAGAATTGATGACAAAACCCAAAATGATGAATTAACGATGGGTATGAGGGCTCTCTTGAAATTGTCTGTAAAACTGAAGCAAAAGAGACTAGAGGCAGGTGCCTTGAACTTAGCTTCTCCTGAGGTTAAGGTCCATATGGATAGTGAGACTTCAGATCCAAATGAAGtggaaatcaaaaaattactggCGACAAATTCTTTAGTTGAAGAATTTATGTTGTTGGCTAATATATCAGTGGCAAGGAAGATATACGATGCCTTCCCTCAAACGGCGATGCTAAGAAGACACGCAGCTCCGCCATCTaccaattttgaaatcttaAATGAAATGTTAAACacaagaaagaatatgTCAATTTCGTTGGAATCGTCCAAGGCCTTGGCCGATTCTTTAGACAGGTGTGTGGATCCCGAAGATCCATATTTTAATACATTGGTTCGTATCATGTCGACTCGCTGTATGATGGCAGCCCAATACTTTTATTCTGGAGCTTATTCTTATCCTGACTTTAGACACTATGGTTTAGCCGTTGATATCTACACACATTTCACATCACCTATTAGACGTTACTGTGATGTTGTGGCCCATAGACAATTAGCAGGTGCCATTGGGTATGAACCCCTAAGTTTGACTCATCGTGATAAGAATAAAATGGACATGATTTGCAGAAATATCAACAGAAAGCACAGAAACGCCCAATTCGCCGGTAGGGCAAGCATAGAATACTATGTCGGGCAAGTAATGAGGAATAACGAGTCCACAGAAACTGGATATGTTATTAAGGTATTTAATAATGGTATAGTCGTACTGGTTCCCAAGTTTGGCGTGGAAGGCTTGATAAGACTGGATAATTTGACTGAGGATCCTAACTCAGCCGCTTTTGATGAGGTGGAATACAAATTAACCTTTGTGCCTACAAATTCAGATAAACCGAGGGATGTTTACGTTTTCGATAAGGTCGAAGTTCAAGTTAGGTCGGTGATGGATCCAATTACTAGCAAGCGTAAGGCAGAATTATTGTTAAAATAG
- a CDS encoding uncharacterized protein (hypothetical protein; identified by gene-trapping, microarray-based expression analysis, and genome-wide homology searching), translating to MSNTFVAVEFSWLYAISLILPCETIRVAWAPKRAYHGTSEEKRRLAPADI from the coding sequence ATGTCTAACACCTTTGTTGCAGTCGAATTCTCGTGGCTGTACGCAATTTCTCTTATCCTACCGTGTGAAACAATTCGCGTCGCGTGGGCGCCGAAAAGGGCTTATCACGGCACAtctgaagaaaagagaCGGCTGGCTCCAGCTGATATTTAG
- the TLG2 gene encoding t-SNARE syntaxin TLG2 (Syntaxin-like t-SNARE; forms a complex with Tlg1p and Vti1p and mediates fusion of endosome-derived vesicles with the late Golgi; required along with VPS45 for an early step of the constitutive CVT pathway; interactions with Vps45 prevents Tlg2p degradation, and facilitates t-SNARE complex formation; homologous to mammalian SNARE protein syntaxin 16 (Sx16)) yields MFRDRTNLFLSYRRTFPHNITFSSGKAPLGDDQDIEMGTYPMMNMSHDISARLTDERKNKHENHSDALPPIFIDIAQDVDDYLLEVRRLSEQLAKVYRKNSLPGFEDKSHDEALIEDLSFKVIQMLQKCYAVMKRLKTIYNSQFVDGKQLSREELIILDNLQKIYAEKIQTESNKFRVLQNNYLKFLNKDDLKPIRNKASAENTLLLDDEEEEAAREKREGLDIEDYSKRTLQRQQQLHDTSAEAYLRERDEEITQLARGVLEVSTIFREMQDLVVDQGTIVDRIDYNLENTVVELKSADKELNKATHYQKRTQKCKVILLLTLCVIALFFFVMLKPHGGGSGGRNNGSNKYNNDDNKTVNNSHDDGSNTHINDEESNLPSIVEVTESENDALDDLL; encoded by the coding sequence ATGTTTAGAGATAGAactaatttatttttatcatacCGTAGGACTTTCCCTCATAACATAACTTTCTCATCTGGGAAAGCACCCTTGGGCGATGATCAAGATATTGAAATGGGTACATACCCGATGATGAATATGTCTCACGATATATCGGCCAGATTGACAGATGAACGAAAAAACAAGCATGAGAATCACAGTGATGCGTTACCACCCATATTTATTGATATAGCGCAGGATGTTGATGATTATCTTCTGGAGGTGAGACGGTTAAGTGAGCAGTTGGCGAAGGTTTATAGGAAGAATTCGTTACCTGGCTTTGAAGACAAGAGTCATGATGAGGCGCTGATTGAAGATCTAAGTTTCAAAGTAATTCAGATGCTGCAGAAATGTTACGCTGTTATGAAACGATTAAAGACCATATACAACTCTCAATTTGTGGATGGTAAGCAATTAAGTCGAGAAGAGCTGATTATACTAGATAATCTACAGAAGATCTATGCAGAAAAGATACAAACTGAAAGTAATAAGTTCAGAGTATTACAAAATAATTACTTGAAATTCTTGAACAAGGATGATTTGAAACCTATCCGCAATAAGGCCAGTGCAGAGAACACGCTATTATTagatgatgaggaagagGAGGCAGCAAGAGAGAAGAGAGAGGGCCTCGATATTGAAGACTATTCAAAAAGGACGTTGCAGAGACAGCAACAGCTTCATGACACTTCTGCAGAAGCATATTTGAGAGAACGTGACGAAGAAATTACTCAGTTGGCAAGGGGTGTATTAGAAGTGAGCACTATTTTCAGGGAAATGCAAGATTTGGTTGTTGACCAGGGGACTATTGTGGACAGGATTGATTATAATCTGGAAAATACAGTGGTAGAGCTAAAAAGTGCAGATAAAGAGTTGAATAAAGCAACACACTACCAGAAGAGAACTCAAAAATGTAAAGTCATTTTATTACTAACATTGTGCGTAATAGCgctctttttctttgttatGTTGAAACCACATGGCGGTGGCAGTGGTGGTCGTAATAATGGTAGCAACAAGTACaacaatgatgataataaaaCAGTTAATAACAGTCATGATGACGGCAGTAATACCCATATTAATGACGAAGAGAGCAACTTGCCGAGTATCGTTGAAGTAACAGAATCTGAGAATGATGCTTTGGATGACCTACTTTGA